The following nucleotide sequence is from Ferruginibacter lapsinanis.
TAAAGTGATTGCTATAAAATTAGATGGCGACAAGCAGCAAAACTTTGATATGCTTACCAGGGAGGCATTAACGGAGGTTATAGTGTCCACTAAAAAAAGAGATGCCAACGTTAAAAGTGCTCAGATGGGTAAGTTTAATCTGCCCATTGAACAAATAAAAGCGGTGCCGGCTTTTATGGGAGAAGTTGATTTACTGAAGACCATTCAGTTGTTGCCGGGTGTTCGTAATGCCGGAGAAGGAAGCGCCGGGATTTATGTACGTGGAGGTGGTCCGGATCAAAATCTGATATTGCTGGATGATGCACCTGTATACAATACCGGTCATCTATTTGGATTCTTTTCAATTTTTAATTCTGATGCTATAAAAAATGTTTCTCTGATAAAAGGAGGGATGCCGGCGCAATATGGGGGCCGTTTATCCAGTGTGCTGGATATTTCAATGAAAGAAGGCAACGATAAAAAGTTTCAGATCGATGGTGGTATAGGATTGATAGCGTCTCGTATTTCTATACAGGGGCCGATTAAAAAGAATAAGGCTTCATTCATTGTTTCTGCTAGAAGAACATATATAGATGCATTAATAAAGCCCGCAATCAAAAAAACAAGTGCATTCTATGGCTCTGGTTATTATTTCTATGACCTAAATGCTAAAATAAATTACAGGTTTAGCGAAAAAGACAGATTGTATTTAAGTGGGTACTTTGGTAGAGATGTATTTGATTTTGTTAATGGTAAGCAAAGTTTGAACGTGAATATTCCCTGGGGAAATGCAACAGGTACCATGCGCTGGAATCATGTATTTAATAAACGACTATTTGGAAATACTACAGCCGTATACAATAGCTATAATTTTGCTTTTAAGGCTTCACAAAATAGTTTTGATGTGAAATTGGCTTCAGGTATTAGGGATATGAGTTTAAAGCAGGACTTTGATCTGTATCCATTTACAGGGCATAAAGTGAAATTTGGAGGTATATATACCTACCATCGGTTTACACCTTCTGTTGTAAGCGGTAAGCAGGATTCTGTGGTGTTTAATCCTCAAAATGCACAAATAAAATTTGCTCATGAGGCAGCAGTTTATTTACAGGATGATTGGGAGATAAATGATAAAATAAATATACATACAGGTATTCGGTACAGTTGGTTTCAGCAGATCGGTGAGCATAAGATCTATACTACCGATGACAATGGCAATCGGTTAGATAGTACTGTATACAAGGCTGGACAACCGATAAAAACTTACGGAGGATTGGAGCCCAGGATAACCTTACGGTATGCAATAAATGACGAAACTTCCATCAAAGGATCTGTTACCAGGAATTTGCAGTACATTCATTTAGTTAGTAATTCAGGAACAACTTTACCAACCGATCTGTGGGTGCCCAGCACTTACATTGTAAAGCCACAGGTTAGCTGGTTATATGCAGCGGGCTTATTCAAAAATTTTAAAGATAACACCTACGAAACGTCGCTTGAGTTTTATTATAAGCGAATGCAAAATCAGATTGAGTATAAAGAAGGGTATACACCCAATACGCTGGAAGATACAGAACAATCCTTCACTTTTGGTAAAGGGTGGAGCTATGGAGCAGAATTATTTGTCAATAAAACAAAAGGCAGGTTTACCGGCTGGGTTGGTTATTCATTGAGCTGGACATGGAGGAAATTTGCTGCTTTAAATTTCGGAGAAAAATATCCTGCTAAATATGACAGAAGAAATGATTTGAGCGTTGTAGCATTATTTGAATTGAACAAACGTTGGAAATTTTCAGGCACGTTTGTGTATGGTACAGGCAATGCAGCAACACTACCTCAAAGATTTTACATTGTAAACGGTATTCTTACACAAGAGTATAGTCGTATCAATGAATACAGATTGCCATCTTATCATAGGTTAGATTTTGCTGCCATCAATTCTCCTAAGAAGAATGAAAAAAGAAAGTTCAAAACGGAATGGGTATTTAGTATTTACAATGTATACAGTAGGCAAAATCCTTATTTTATTTATTTTGATCAAACGGGCAGTCCTTATGACGGCACTTTAAAAGTACAGGGAAAACAAGTGAGTCTCTTTCCTGTTATTCCTGCGGTTACCTGGAACTTCAAATTTTAAAAGAACGGCCTGAATATTTTTAATCATTATCTTTAGCGTAATATTTTTTTGAATGATCAATAACGCTGAGTCAGACAGTTTTTACTATCCCAAAAGAGTTGCGATACTGATACTCTTTCTTTCTTTATTTAAACTTATAGCGGCAGCTAGTATAGAGTTAGGTACAGATGAATCTTACTATTGGCTCTATTCGCAACAGCTACAGGTTAATTATTTTGATCATCCGCCGATGGTGGCATTATGGATCAGGTTCTTTACTGCAAATTTGTTATTACAACAATATGAAGTTTTTATCAGGCTGGCGAGTATTGTCAGTGGAGGTGTTGCTACCTGGTTCATCTATAAAACACTTGAAACGGTTCACTCAAAGAGAGCAGGTTGGTTTGCAGCCTGTTTGTATAATGCATCTCTTTATGCAAGTATAACAGCCGGCTTATTGAT
It contains:
- a CDS encoding TonB-dependent receptor, with the translated sequence MRKIVVLYLVCMLSTSGVFSQNKYTISGYVKDAQNGETLIGASITVSGKTKGITTNQYGFYSITLLSGDYNLVCTYAGFQPKVIAIKLDGDKQQNFDMLTREALTEVIVSTKKRDANVKSAQMGKFNLPIEQIKAVPAFMGEVDLLKTIQLLPGVRNAGEGSAGIYVRGGGPDQNLILLDDAPVYNTGHLFGFFSIFNSDAIKNVSLIKGGMPAQYGGRLSSVLDISMKEGNDKKFQIDGGIGLIASRISIQGPIKKNKASFIVSARRTYIDALIKPAIKKTSAFYGSGYYFYDLNAKINYRFSEKDRLYLSGYFGRDVFDFVNGKQSLNVNIPWGNATGTMRWNHVFNKRLFGNTTAVYNSYNFAFKASQNSFDVKLASGIRDMSLKQDFDLYPFTGHKVKFGGIYTYHRFTPSVVSGKQDSVVFNPQNAQIKFAHEAAVYLQDDWEINDKINIHTGIRYSWFQQIGEHKIYTTDDNGNRLDSTVYKAGQPIKTYGGLEPRITLRYAINDETSIKGSVTRNLQYIHLVSNSGTTLPTDLWVPSTYIVKPQVSWLYAAGLFKNFKDNTYETSLEFYYKRMQNQIEYKEGYTPNTLEDTEQSFTFGKGWSYGAELFVNKTKGRFTGWVGYSLSWTWRKFAALNFGEKYPAKYDRRNDLSVVALFELNKRWKFSGTFVYGTGNAATLPQRFYIVNGILTQEYSRINEYRLPSYHRLDFAAINSPKKNEKRKFKTEWVFSIYNVYSRQNPYFIYFDQTGSPYDGTLKVQGKQVSLFPVIPAVTWNFKF